A region of the Pseudarthrobacter oxydans genome:
AGACGCCGCGGGGGTGCGGCTCGCAGCGTCTGTGGGCGCCGCGCGGGTTGAGCTCTGCGCCGCACTCGCGGAAACGGACGGCATCACGCCAAGCATCGGCACCGTGACGCAGGCGTGCCTGGTGGGCCTTCCGGTCCATGTGCTCGTCCGGCCGCGGCCCGGCGGCTTCGTGTACACGGCTGAGGAGCTTGACGTACTTGAGCGCGATGTGGCGGCGGTGCTGGACGCCGGTGCCGCGGGCGTCGTCGTAGGAGTGTTGGCGGCCGACGGCGGCCCGGACGTTCCGGCATTTCAGCGCCTTGCCGGGGTGGCCCGCCGCCGCCACCCCGCTGCAGAGATGACCTTCCACCGGGCATTCGATACTGCCCTCGCTGCGGGCCTGGACCCTGCTGATGCATTGGCCCGTCTGGAACGGGCCGGCGCCAACCGGGTCCTCACCAGCGGCGGAAGCCCTGACTGCGCCACCGGGCTGCCCATGCTGGCGCATTTGGTTCAGCTGGGACGGGACCATGCCCCGTCGGTACAGATCATGGCCGGGGGCGGAGTACGGCTGGAACACATGTCCGGGCTGGTCCACAGCGGTGTCCACGCAATCCACACCTCGGCGCGCGGGGTAGACCCCTCCACAGGGTCCAGGGCCCGTGCCGCGGATCCCTCACTTGCTGCCGGGATGGCAGCTGCTCTTCGAAAGGCTGCATGATGGGCAGTGAACTGATACTTCGCGGCCGCCTCGTCTCCGCAACCATGGACGTCGCGGACGGCTTGGTAGCGGTCGACGGCGGACGGGTCACCTATGCCGGGCCGGCGTCGCAATTTCCCGGGCAAGGCGGGCCGGGCGAACCACAGCCCCGCCGCATCCTGCTGCCCGGGCTGGTGGACCTGCACTGCCACGGGGCCCACGGCTCGGACTTCTCCGAAGGTTCGGCGGCGGGTGGCCGTTCAGCGGCCCGCTACCTGCACAGCCGCGGAACCACCACGCTGCTGGCCAGCCTGGTCACCGCTGCCCCCGCTGATCTGCTCCGGAACGTGAAGGTGCTGCGGGCCTTGGCCGAAGAGGGGCTGGTTGCGGGCACGCACCTGGAAGGTCCCTTCCTCTCGGCCGGGCAGTGCGGCGCGCACGATCCTGGGCTGCTGTTGGAACCCGATGCAGCGTTGATGGCCCGGCTGTTGGAGGCGGCGGGCGCTTCCCTGGTTTCCATGACGCTGGCGGCCGAACTGCCGGGCGCCTCCACGCTGGTCGACCTGCTGACGGCGCGTGGAATCATCCCCTCCCTCGGCCACACCGCCGCGGACAGCCAGACGGCCTCCGCATTCCTGGAACGGGCGGCTGAAGGGCTCGCGGTGCCTGCCAATACCACCGGCCGGATCCGGCCCACCGTCACGCACCTCTTCAATGCAATGCCCAGCCTGCACCACCGCTCCCCCGGTCCGGTGTCCGCCAGCCTGGGTGCGGCCCATGCCGGCAACGCCGTCGTGGAACTGATTGCCGACGGCGTCCACCTGGCCCCGGAGACGGTCAAAATGGTGTTCGAACTGGTGGGCGCGCAAAACATCGCGCTGGTCACGGACTCCATGGCGGCAACGGGCCTGCACGATGGCCAGTACAAGCTCGGCACCCTTGCGGTGACGGTTGACGGAGGCGTGGCCCGGACGGATGGCAATGGCGCGATCGCCGGTGGTACGGCAACGATGCTCGACGTTCTGCGGTCCGCCGTGGCGGCTGGCGTCACCCTGCAGGAAGCAACGACTGCGGCCACCGCGGTTCCTGCGTCCGTCCTGGGATTCTCAGCACAGGCAGGCGACCTCCGCGAAGGCATGCCGGCCGACGTCGTTATCGTTGACCGGGACCTGCGTCTTGAGGGAGTGCTGCGGCGCGGCGAGTGGGTCACACCGCCGGGGTAGCGCTGTTCGGTTGTCCGGCCGTTGAATGTCAGACCCCACTGCCAAGATGGATTCATGGAAAGCAACCCGGTGGCGGAGGCGGAGGCGGCAGTAGACGCATCTGTGGCTGCTTTTGCGGCGGTGCTTAATGGCAGCGGTACCGCTGTTTCCGGCACGCCTGGTTCCGGTCTTGCTGGCGGTGCTGATGACGATCCGTTGCAGCGGGTTGCTGATGCGGCGTTGGATGTCCTGGGTGGGGTGGCGCGGTCGGAAGCGAAGTTGGCGGCGGTGAAGGCAGTGGCCGCGGCGGCCCTTGCCGGGGCGACGAAGGCGATGAATCCTCCGCCCGGGTCCCCTCATGAGGCCACGGCGCAGGACCGGAGCCTGGTGGCGGAGGTCGGGTGTGCGCTGGCCATCGGTGACCGGGCCGCCGGTGCTTTGCTGGCTGAAGCCCATGCCTTGACCGCGTCGCTGCCCCGGACCCTGGCCGCCCTGCAGGGCGGGACGATTTCCTGGGCGCATGCCCGGACCATGGTGGACCAGACCGTCGGCCTTGGCCCGGCCGCGGCGGCGGCCCTGGAGGCCCATTTCCTGGACCCGGACGCCCCGGGGGCGGTCCGCGGGTGCCCTGTGGGGGAGATGCCGGCGTACCGGTTCAGGGCCAAGGCGCGGGGGTGGCGGGAGCGGCACCATCCGGAGAGCCTGGCGAAGCGGCACGCCAAGTCCCTGGCGGATAGACGCGTGGAGTACTGGCCGGATAACGACGCGATGGCCTGGGTGGCCGCCTACCTGCCCGCGGACCAGGCATCCGCGGTCTGGAACCGGCTGACCGCCATTTCCCGGGGACTGCAGGGCCCGGACGAGGCCCGCACCCTGACCCAGCTCAGGGCCGACAATCTCGCCGAGGCGCTCCTGGGCGGCGGGAACATCTCCCGGGTTACCGCAAACAGCGAGGCAACCAGTGCCGGGCACGGTGAGACGGGAAGTTCCTGCGGCGCGGAGGTGGCAGGTCCCGGCCCGTCGTCGTCGATTCGGCCGCAGGTGCTGGTCACCGTGCCCGTGTTTTCCCTGATGGGCTTGACGGACGAGCCGGCGGTGCTGGACGGGTACGGACCCATCCCCGCCTCGATGGCCCGGGACCTCGTCGCCGACGGGGCGGATTCGTTCTACCGGGTGCTGGTGGACCCGCGGGACGGCGCGCCCCTGGAAATCGGCCGCAGCAGCTACCGGGTGACCAAAGCCATGCGGAACTGGCTCAGGCTACGCGACGGAAAATGCCCCTTCCCCGGCTGCAGCAACCCCTCCCTCGACAACGAAGCCGACCACCTCCTCGCCTGGCACAACGGCGGCACCACAGGGATCTCGAACCTCGGACAGCCCTGCCCGAAACACCACAAACTCCGCCACACCAGCGGCTGGACACCCACCCCCGCCACCACAACCGCACCACCCGGCTGGACCTCACCCGGCTGGACCTCACCCACCGGCCGCCACTACACAACCGAACACCAGGACTGGGAACCACCCCACTGGCCGGACGTGCCGGCGCGGCCAAAACCGAAGGAGCAGCACACCGGGCAAACGCCTGGCCTGCTGCCGTATCCATCCATGTTCACTACTCATGGCTGCCCTGCCGGAGACCTCCCTTACGTGGAACCTCCTCCCGAGGAACCTGTGGGTGACAACCTGCTGGACCCGGACGATCTGCCGGCGGACGACCCCTTGTGGGAGGACTTCTATGCCCTGCCGGCCGTTTGGGCCCGCGACCCTTTAAGGGCCGGCGACCCGGCGCTGACCACCTAGCCGGCACCACATGCCCGCCGCAGACCCGGCCAAATACAGACCCGGCCAAATAGACGGTGCCAACTACGCGGGCGGGACACCGCCCTGCCCCTGCGGCCGGGCGCATGCCCGGCTAAAGCCTCAGGCGAGCGCGCCTACTCAGCCCCCGGCAGGCACACTTCCACGAGGCCGTCGCTCACACGGGTCTCGAACAGTGGCTGCCGTGCCGTTGCGGGGCCAGCCTGGACTTCCCCCGTACGGAGCGAGAAGGTGCTTCCATGCCAGGGGCAGACGACGCACGGGTCGCCGCTGCCATCACCACCGCCAGAAGCCCCGGCAGCCTGAACCGCCCCGGCCTGAAGCCTGCCGCCCTTCAGCTTGCCTTCGTGAAGCGGCCCGGAGAGGTGGCTGCAGACATCGGACAGAACGCGCACATCTTCTGCCTCCCGGTAGACAAGCAACGGGATTTCGGCAACAACAACCTTGTGGAGCTTGCCGTCCGGCAGTTCCGCCAGCGGTGCCAGGGGCTGCCAGCCGCTCGGGAAGCGGTGCGGGATCTCCTCGCTGTGGTTAACGCCGGCCGCCTGCCGGTAGGTCAGGTGGCCACCCAGGAAACCGCCCGCACCCACCACGGCAAGGCCCAGGTAAGCGAGCACCTTACCGCTTCCCCGGCCGCCCCGGGCACGTGCAACCAAGGAGGCAAGGTATAGGCCCGTTGCGGTGATGTTGGCGGCAGCGTGAACCAGCCCCACCCGCTGCTGCTGGGGGTGCAGTTGGCTCCAATCGGTAAAACCTGCGACGGCGGAGGGCACAGCGGTGCCGGTTCCCATTCCGATCAGGACTGCGGCAGCCCGATCATTACCGGGGAAAGCATCCAGTACAGCGGCCGATATCCAGGCCCCGAGCGGCACCTGGACCGCCAGCGGATGCACGGGGTGCCCTATGGGAACGCCATGGAGGACGTCGCGTGCCCACTTCGGGCGGATAACCCGCTTCACCACCTTTCGGACCTTCTTGGCCACAGGATCCAGCCACTCGGCATCCTCCAGGCGGGTAACAAGTTCCAATGCAGGCAGCGGTTTCATGCGTCTCCCTTACCCCTTTGCTCCGTGTCCAGCCGTTGCCCGGAAGCTTACTTGCTGGGGCGGGCGGGGCACAGGGCAATGGGGCGCGGAAGGCTAACGGAGTGGAGAACCAAGCACCGTGAACTGGTGGCCGCCCATTTCGCCGGACAGCAGGGGCATGGCCTCGGTTATGGCAGCCTGCACGCTGTCCAGTTCCAGCGAAGCCCGGTGGGCCTCCGGCGATTCCCACAGTTCACATACGAACACCGTGTCCGGCGCGGCATCGTTGATGCCGACTTCATACAGCAGGCAGCCTGCCTCCTTCAGCCCGGCCATGGGCCGGACCAGGATGGAAACGACGGCGTCACGCTGGCCGGGTTTGGTCTCGAGGGTTCCCACATTCGCAAAGGTCATAGGGACAGTGTGCAGGACGGGCACGACAGAACGCGGCGCTACCGCGCCCTCGCAGGGGACGTCTCCACGGGCAGGGTTTCCGCCGGCCGGGACGGTTCTGCTTCGGGCGCCACTGCGGGGCCACCCGGCACTTTGCTGCTGGCTGGCTCCGTCGCTGCCTCCGCCGTCGTAATGCCACCGGCAAAGGCGCGAAGCATGGCGGCACGGTCGAACTGGCCCTCCCACTTTGCCACCACAAAAGTGGCAACGCAGTTCCCCAGCAGGTTCACCACTACGCGCATGGAGTCCATCAACCGGTCCGCGCCAAGGAGCAGCGCGACGCCGGCCACCGGGAAGATCCCCAGCGCACCCGCGGTGGCGGAGAGCGCCAGGAACGCCGAACCGGGTACGCCGGCCATTCCTTTGGACGTAAGCATGAGGACCCCAAGGGCGGCAAGTTGCTGGCCCAGGTCCAGGTTGTAGCCAAAGGCCTGCGCCAGGAACAGCAGCGAGATGGAAAGGTAAAGCGCGGCGCCGTCCAGGTTGAAGGAGTAGCCGGTGGGGACCACCAGGCCGGTGGTGGCGCGGGAACAGCCGGCGTTGGTCAGCTTGGTCATGATGCGTGGCATCACGGACTCGGTGGACGCGGTGCCCAGCGCCAGGAGGAATTCCTCCCGGGTGTACTTCATGAACTGCCACAGCGGCACCCGCGGATACGCCCATGCCACCACGAACAGCAGCCCGATGAACACGATTGCCGCGCCATAGCAGGCTGCGATCAGCAGCGCATAGGTGCCCAGCGAGCCCAGGCCGTATTGTCCGATGATGAAGGCCATGGCGCCGAAGGCTCCCACGGGAGCCACCCGCATCACCCAGCCCATGATCTTGAAGAACAGTTCCAGCACCGTTTCCATCAGGGTGATGACCGGCAGGCAGCGTTCACGGCCGACGACGACGATCGCCGCACCGAAGAACACCGCGAAGCACAGGACCTGCAGCAGGCTGTTGCCGGCAAAGGCGCCCACCACGCTCGTGGGAATGATTCCCAGGATGAAGGCGCCGGCGTCCTTGGGCGGGGCGGTGGCGGTTTTCGCGTTGAGGGCGTCCTGGGAGAGCGACGCCGGATCGATGTTCAGTCCCGCGCCGGGCTGGACAAGGTTCCCCACAACGAGGCCGAAGACCAGGGCGAACAGCGTGGCTGCCGTGAAATAGGCCAGCGCCTTCACCCCGACGCGGCCTACGGCCTTGACGTCGCTGACTGCCGCGATGCCGGTGACGATCACCAGGAAGATCAGCGGCGCGATGATCATCTTGATCAACTGGATGAAGCCGTCACCCAGGGGGCGAAGCGCCGCGCCGGTGTCAGGCCAGAAGTGGCCGATCAGGACGCCGCCGACGACGGCAACCAGGATCTGGAAGAAGAGGGACTTGTAGAGCGGCTGCCTGGGCGCCCCGGTTGGCGGTTGCAGGGAGGGTGCTGCGTCGGCGGTGAAGTTCATGCCAGTGCCTGTTCGTTGAAGGACGGACGGCACACGGGATGCCGCAGGGTCACGAGCAACGCTAGGGAATGCATGTTTCCGGAAAGATAAATCCGTAATGCGGAATTATTAAACCGACGGGGTCCGTCGGGGCGAAATGAGCCGGCAACTTATGTGACATGACAGCGCCACGGGGGAGTGAAAGTATCCCCTTGTCTCAGCTGCACGGGCTGCACCCCAGCCCCGAAGAAACGGAGCATCATGCCACTCACTCCCCCCACCGACGCCGAACTGGACACCATGATCCGGGCCCGCCTCGCCTCGCTCGGCATCGACCTGAACCAGCTTCCCGCCGGAACCGCCAGCGACCCGGAGACGGGAAGCCCGGGACAGGCGTCGGTCCTGGCCAGCCTGCGCTCCTTCATGCGCACCACAGTCGCTGAACTCAGCGCCTACCAGGTGCCTTTCGCCGGCCCGGCAGGCAATGCGGACCCTGCGCTCTTGTCCCAGCAGGCGGCCCCTCCGGCCCTGTACCCCTCGATTGACACTGCACGGAGGACGGCATGAACCCGGTGGAAAGCTCGACCAGCCAGCCCATGGACCGCACCATCGACCGCCGGTCATTCGTCAACAGGTTTGCCGTGCTGGCTGCGGCCACCTCGTTGGGCGCGGCGGCGCTTCCCGCCGTTGCCCATGCGGCGCCCTCGGCAACAGTGCCGGCGGGCATCAACCCGGACGCCTACGGCGACGTCCGGCCCGAGGCCCTCGCCGACATCACCGAACTGACCATCGCGGAAGCAGCAAGCCTCATCCGGCAGGGCCGGCTCAGTGCGGAACTCCTGGTGGAGGCCTACCTCGACCGGATCGGCGCCTTTGATGCGGGCTACCAGGCTTTCAACCTCGTGGCCGCCGACGACGCCCTTGCCAGCGCCCGCGCCCTGGCCGGCGCGGCGCACAAGGGTCCCCTGCACGGCATTCCCCTGGCCATCAAGGACAACTACTACACCCGCGCTTATCCCACGACGGCGAACTCCTACATCTTCAAGGACTTTGTTCCCCCTTTTGACGCAACGGCGGTCTCCAGGCTGGCGAATGCCGGCGGCATCGTCCTTGGCAAGACCCAGATGGGGCCGCTCGCCACCACCAGGGCCACCACGCCGGACGGCCGCATCACCACCGTCAATGCGTGGACGCCGGGGAATCCGCAGACGAATCCCGGCGGGTCCTCGTCCGGCTCAGCCACGGCTGTGGCCGCACGGATGGCGGCGTCCAGCGTCGGAACCCAAACCGGCGGTTCCATCACCGCGCCCTCCAACGCCCAGAACCTCACCGGGCTCAAACCCACCATGGGCCGGGTCTCGCTGTACGGCATCATCCCCCTGAGCTATACCCGCGACCACCCTGGCCCCCTCGCCAGGGATGCCAAGGACGCGGCAATCATGTTGAGCACCATGGCCGGCGAAGATCCCAACGATCCGCGGACACTGGGGCTTCCACCGGTTCCGGACCTGATCCAGGCCGCCACCCCGGTGAAGCGCGGCAACAAGGTGGCCATGCGCTGGGGGACCCGCGTGGGCGTCATCCCGGACTTCACCGCAGGCTCATCGGAAACAGCGGCCGCGCGCCGGGCCTTCCTGGACAAGCTCGCCGGCATTGAAGGCATCCAGGTGGTCGACGTGCGGTTGCCGGAGGACTGGGACACCCTCACCAGCACTGCCTTCAACAACGTCCGGCTGCCGGAACGCAGCGAGCCCTTCCTGCCGGTGCTGCGCAAGGACCTGCGCAGCTTCGGGGTGTCGGTAACCGGCTGGCTGCAGGGCTCCATGCTCGGCGCGAACGAGTATGTGCTGGGCCAGCGTGCCAAGGTCCTGCTGCTGGAACGCGTGCTGGAGGACCTGTTCGAGCAGTGCGACGTGGTGCTGCAGACCAGCCCCAACCCGTTCGATGCCATCGGCCTGCCGGAACTCGCCCTGCCCATCGGCTTCGACTCCGCGGGCGTTCCCATCGGCACCATCCTCGGCGGCCAGCCCTTCGCCGAGGACCGGCTCCTTGCCGTGGCTGCGGCGTACCAGGCCGTGACGGACTGGCACCTGCGGCGCCCGGCGAACCCTGCCGGGGACTCCCCCGAGCCGATCTCCGTTGATCCGTCCAAGTCCCGGAAGCCCTTCAGCAAGAGCGCCCGCGGCAAGGTTGCGGCCGCGCCCGTTCCACCGGGCCGGGGCCGCCTCGAGGCGCACGAGGTGGCCGAGCTGTCCCAGTAGCAGCCCCGGAAGCCCCCGGCCCGCCCCCTTCCAGGAGGCGGGCCGGGACGTCCACGGCTCAGTCCGCAGCCGGCAGTCCTCCGGCCTCCACCACCACCGCGCCGCTCGACGTCGTATCCTCCTTCAGCATCCAGCCGACCCGTTTGACGGTCCGCAGCATCACCACGCTCTCCACCAGTTCGATGTCCGGGACCTTCTGCTGCAGTGCCAGTTCGGCGTTCATCACGTCCGCCAGCGACTGCAGCCACATGATGATCACGAAATTGGTGGGGCCTGTGGTGGAGGCGCTGAGCCGGACGTTGCTGATGGTACGGATTTCGGCGGCGGCAGCCTCATGGCGGCCGGCCGGAACGTTCGCGAACCACTGGCAGGTCACCGGGTAGGAAGAGTAGGCCTGCGCAATTTCGCACCGGAACAGCAGGATGCCGCTGGCCAGCACGCGGTTCAGCTGCCGCTGCACTGTGGCCGGGTGGCGCCCCAGCCCCCGCGCGATGTCAGCCGCCGTGGCGCGTCCGTCCCGCGCGAGGTACGGCAACAGGTCCAGGTGGCTCGCCGGCAGTTCACCCTGCGGGTCCGGCCGCCGCGTCCCCGCACCGGCCGAAGCACCCAGCGTCCTCAGGGTAGCCAGCTGGGTCCGGTCCAGGACGTTCAGGCGCCACTCGTCCGCGCTGGTGTGAAGCCGTGTACAAAGCGCCGTCTGGTACTTGGTGAGCCCCTCAACGGTCTTCAGCCGGGAAACAACCCGGCTGCTGAACTCGTCCAACGATTTCGTGATGACGGTCAGCATCAGGTCCCGGTTGCTGGCCGCCTCCTCGACGGTGACGATCTCCGGCACGGCCGCCAATTGCGCCGTGACACTGTCACGCAGATGCATCTCGCAGTCCACCGCAACGAACGCCAGGAGCATCTGCTGCGGATCCCCCACCAGGTGGGCGGTGACCCATGCCGCCCCGCTTGATGCCAGCCGCTCCCACCGGGCAGCAAGCGTGGTGGCGTGGACGCCCAGCACCTTTGACGCATCCGCCCAGCCGAGCCGCGGGGAGGACTGCAGTACCTGGATGAGCGCCAGATCGTCTTCGCTGAGTTCCACGGATCACCCCTTGTTTCTTCTGCACGAATCCTGCAGAGAGGCCGTACTTGCAGCATATTTCCAGCGGTTTCGGAGGATGTGAACTGCGCCACTCCAGAATAGTCCACAGACCCGGAACGCCAATGCGAGGAGTGACAAGTGCCCGTAATCGAAGATGCGCAGGAACTGCAGGGGGACCTCATCCGCCTCCGCCAGGACCTGCACAGGCACCCGGAAATCGGGCTTCACCTTCCCCGGACCCAGGACAAGGTCCTCCAGGCCCTGGACGGACTTCCCTTCGAGATCACCCTGGGCAAGGACACCACCTCCGTCACCGCGGTGCTTCGCGGCGGCGGCATGGCTGCAGCGGAAAGCACCATGACGGACCGGCCCGCGGTCCTCCTCCGCGCGGACATGGACGGCCTCCCGGTGCAGGAAAAGACCGGCGTCGAATTCTCATCCCGGACGGACGGCGCCATGCACGCCTGCGGCCACGACCTGCACACCTCGATGCTCGCCGGGGCCGCAACGCTCCTCGCCGAGAGGCAGCACCAGCTGCAGGGCGACGTCGTCCTCATGTTCCAGCCCGGCGAAGAAGGCTGCGACGGAGCCAGCTACATGATCCGCGAAGGCGTCCTGGACGCCGCCGGCACCCGGGTCCAGGCGGCCTACGGGATGCACGTGTTTTCCTCCCT
Encoded here:
- a CDS encoding copper homeostasis protein CutC, which translates into the protein MARSLSRAGLPLLELAVEDAAGVRLAASVGAARVELCAALAETDGITPSIGTVTQACLVGLPVHVLVRPRPGGFVYTAEELDVLERDVAAVLDAGAAGVVVGVLAADGGPDVPAFQRLAGVARRRHPAAEMTFHRAFDTALAAGLDPADALARLERAGANRVLTSGGSPDCATGLPMLAHLVQLGRDHAPSVQIMAGGGVRLEHMSGLVHSGVHAIHTSARGVDPSTGSRARAADPSLAAGMAAALRKAA
- a CDS encoding amidohydrolase family protein, translating into MGSELILRGRLVSATMDVADGLVAVDGGRVTYAGPASQFPGQGGPGEPQPRRILLPGLVDLHCHGAHGSDFSEGSAAGGRSAARYLHSRGTTTLLASLVTAAPADLLRNVKVLRALAEEGLVAGTHLEGPFLSAGQCGAHDPGLLLEPDAALMARLLEAAGASLVSMTLAAELPGASTLVDLLTARGIIPSLGHTAADSQTASAFLERAAEGLAVPANTTGRIRPTVTHLFNAMPSLHHRSPGPVSASLGAAHAGNAVVELIADGVHLAPETVKMVFELVGAQNIALVTDSMAATGLHDGQYKLGTLAVTVDGGVARTDGNGAIAGGTATMLDVLRSAVAAGVTLQEATTAATAVPASVLGFSAQAGDLREGMPADVVIVDRDLRLEGVLRRGEWVTPPG
- a CDS encoding DUF222 domain-containing protein, which produces MESNPVAEAEAAVDASVAAFAAVLNGSGTAVSGTPGSGLAGGADDDPLQRVADAALDVLGGVARSEAKLAAVKAVAAAALAGATKAMNPPPGSPHEATAQDRSLVAEVGCALAIGDRAAGALLAEAHALTASLPRTLAALQGGTISWAHARTMVDQTVGLGPAAAAALEAHFLDPDAPGAVRGCPVGEMPAYRFRAKARGWRERHHPESLAKRHAKSLADRRVEYWPDNDAMAWVAAYLPADQASAVWNRLTAISRGLQGPDEARTLTQLRADNLAEALLGGGNISRVTANSEATSAGHGETGSSCGAEVAGPGPSSSIRPQVLVTVPVFSLMGLTDEPAVLDGYGPIPASMARDLVADGADSFYRVLVDPRDGAPLEIGRSSYRVTKAMRNWLRLRDGKCPFPGCSNPSLDNEADHLLAWHNGGTTGISNLGQPCPKHHKLRHTSGWTPTPATTTAPPGWTSPGWTSPTGRHYTTEHQDWEPPHWPDVPARPKPKEQHTGQTPGLLPYPSMFTTHGCPAGDLPYVEPPPEEPVGDNLLDPDDLPADDPLWEDFYALPAVWARDPLRAGDPALTT
- a CDS encoding Rieske 2Fe-2S domain-containing protein; this encodes MKPLPALELVTRLEDAEWLDPVAKKVRKVVKRVIRPKWARDVLHGVPIGHPVHPLAVQVPLGAWISAAVLDAFPGNDRAAAVLIGMGTGTAVPSAVAGFTDWSQLHPQQQRVGLVHAAANITATGLYLASLVARARGGRGSGKVLAYLGLAVVGAGGFLGGHLTYRQAAGVNHSEEIPHRFPSGWQPLAPLAELPDGKLHKVVVAEIPLLVYREAEDVRVLSDVCSHLSGPLHEGKLKGGRLQAGAVQAAGASGGGDGSGDPCVVCPWHGSTFSLRTGEVQAGPATARQPLFETRVSDGLVEVCLPGAE
- a CDS encoding putative quinol monooxygenase gives rise to the protein MTFANVGTLETKPGQRDAVVSILVRPMAGLKEAGCLLYEVGINDAAPDTVFVCELWESPEAHRASLELDSVQAAITEAMPLLSGEMGGHQFTVLGSPLR
- a CDS encoding cation:dicarboxylate symporter family transporter encodes the protein MNFTADAAPSLQPPTGAPRQPLYKSLFFQILVAVVGGVLIGHFWPDTGAALRPLGDGFIQLIKMIIAPLIFLVIVTGIAAVSDVKAVGRVGVKALAYFTAATLFALVFGLVVGNLVQPGAGLNIDPASLSQDALNAKTATAPPKDAGAFILGIIPTSVVGAFAGNSLLQVLCFAVFFGAAIVVVGRERCLPVITLMETVLELFFKIMGWVMRVAPVGAFGAMAFIIGQYGLGSLGTYALLIAACYGAAIVFIGLLFVVAWAYPRVPLWQFMKYTREEFLLALGTASTESVMPRIMTKLTNAGCSRATTGLVVPTGYSFNLDGAALYLSISLLFLAQAFGYNLDLGQQLAALGVLMLTSKGMAGVPGSAFLALSATAGALGIFPVAGVALLLGADRLMDSMRVVVNLLGNCVATFVVAKWEGQFDRAAMLRAFAGGITTAEAATEPASSKVPGGPAVAPEAEPSRPAETLPVETSPARAR
- a CDS encoding amidase produces the protein MNPVESSTSQPMDRTIDRRSFVNRFAVLAAATSLGAAALPAVAHAAPSATVPAGINPDAYGDVRPEALADITELTIAEAASLIRQGRLSAELLVEAYLDRIGAFDAGYQAFNLVAADDALASARALAGAAHKGPLHGIPLAIKDNYYTRAYPTTANSYIFKDFVPPFDATAVSRLANAGGIVLGKTQMGPLATTRATTPDGRITTVNAWTPGNPQTNPGGSSSGSATAVAARMAASSVGTQTGGSITAPSNAQNLTGLKPTMGRVSLYGIIPLSYTRDHPGPLARDAKDAAIMLSTMAGEDPNDPRTLGLPPVPDLIQAATPVKRGNKVAMRWGTRVGVIPDFTAGSSETAAARRAFLDKLAGIEGIQVVDVRLPEDWDTLTSTAFNNVRLPERSEPFLPVLRKDLRSFGVSVTGWLQGSMLGANEYVLGQRAKVLLLERVLEDLFEQCDVVLQTSPNPFDAIGLPELALPIGFDSAGVPIGTILGGQPFAEDRLLAVAAAYQAVTDWHLRRPANPAGDSPEPISVDPSKSRKPFSKSARGKVAAAPVPPGRGRLEAHEVAELSQ
- a CDS encoding Lrp/AsnC family transcriptional regulator — protein: MELSEDDLALIQVLQSSPRLGWADASKVLGVHATTLAARWERLASSGAAWVTAHLVGDPQQMLLAFVAVDCEMHLRDSVTAQLAAVPEIVTVEEAASNRDLMLTVITKSLDEFSSRVVSRLKTVEGLTKYQTALCTRLHTSADEWRLNVLDRTQLATLRTLGASAGAGTRRPDPQGELPASHLDLLPYLARDGRATAADIARGLGRHPATVQRQLNRVLASGILLFRCEIAQAYSSYPVTCQWFANVPAGRHEAAAAEIRTISNVRLSASTTGPTNFVIIMWLQSLADVMNAELALQQKVPDIELVESVVMLRTVKRVGWMLKEDTTSSGAVVVEAGGLPAAD